The following proteins are encoded in a genomic region of Pyrus communis chromosome 11, drPyrComm1.1, whole genome shotgun sequence:
- the LOC137749548 gene encoding uncharacterized protein: MAAGGGEGMEEYVYRISTAAEWGELQSSGSIFGGELDKKSGFIHLSNLNQVKSTLQNFFVNTKVDLYLLQIDTNKLGEGLVYEVVDGSNSFPHFYGPSRSFIPLPLDAVTKAEKLHLSGGQFSCSMLERVA, from the exons ATGGCTGCAGGCGGAGGTGAAGGGATGGAAGAGTATGTGTACAGAATCAGCACTGCTGCGGAGTGGGGAGAGTTGCAGAGCTCTGGCTCTATTTTTGGTGGAGAGCTGGACAAGAAATCTGGGTTCATTCATCTTAGCAACCTCAATCAG GTAAAGTCGACATTGCAGAATTTTTTCGTGAATACTAAGGTGGATCTTTACTTGCTTCAAATTGACACCAATAAG CTAGGTGAAGGGTTAGTATATGAAGTTGTTGATGGTTCCAATAGCTTCCCTCATTTCTATGGTCCATCTCGAAGTTTCATACCTCTTCCTCTTGATGCTGTTACAAAAGCAGAGAAGCTGCATCTGTCGGGTGGCCAATTCAGTTGCAGTATGCTGGAACGAGTCGCTTAA